Proteins from one Mycteria americana isolate JAX WOST 10 ecotype Jacksonville Zoo and Gardens chromosome 1, USCA_MyAme_1.0, whole genome shotgun sequence genomic window:
- the LOC142404519 gene encoding uncharacterized protein LOC142404519 gives MLHSIFNLNQSTCDQTDLTKSVPSSISKQKYLNSLQKKSISNRDEIKHQTNHSITDGNEIDEEADMQTCIMHNESHEATVDASTEVSPEQHPEDSEKCKDTDMSREGLKNKNLAEADEENCSENEENITQTENGKFNEEFEEEERKQEILKQSNVDEEESVEEPYTDRMSCNQSDSGEPSNQANDYEAEKINVNNEMNQHTAEDEPETYQSGTEGVETTPEFCEMPEV, from the coding sequence atgcttcatTCTATCTTCAACTTGAATCAGAGTACATGTGACCAAACTGATCTGACCAAGTCTGTTCCTAGCAGTATCAGTAAACAAAAGTATTTGAATTCCCTTCAAAAGAAATCTATTTCAAATAGGGATGAAATCAAACATCAGACTAATCATAGCATTACTGATGGCAATGAAATAGATGAGGAAGCAGACATGCAAACATGCATCATGCATAATGAAAGCCATGAGGCTACTGTGGATGCAAGCACAGAAGTGTCTCCTGAACAGCATCCTGAAGATAGTGAGAAATGCAAGGACACAGATATGTCTAGGGAAggattgaaaaacaaaaatctagcTGAAGCTGATGAAGAGAACTGCAGTGAAAACGAAGAAAATATAACccaaactgaaaatggaaaatttaatgaGGAATTtgaagaagaggagaggaagcaAGAAATACTCAAGCAATCAAATGTTGATGAAGAAGAAAGTGTAGAAGAGCCTTATACTGACAGAATGAGCTGCAATCAGTCTGATTCAGGGGAACCTTCTAATCAAGCTAATGACtatgaagcagaaaaaataaatgtcaataaCGAAATGAACCAACACACTGCAGAGGATGAACCTGAAACTTACCAAAGTGGTACAGAGGGGGTTGAAACAACCCCAGAATTTTGTGAAATGCCCGAGGTTTGA
- the RLIG1 gene encoding RNA ligase 1 isoform X4: MGLSLCFLPPARPSPPLQRNIRLLTEEFIGGCETWNTYQGQPYLWARLDRKPNKQAEKRFRRFLYSLEDCKEFVWNVEEDFKPVPDTWIPAKDIEFSNGNPLPDENGHMPGWVPVEKNSKQYCWHSSVVNYEAEIALVLKHHADPGLLEISPVPLSEILEQTLELIGTNINANPYGLGSKKQPVHLLVPHGAFEIKNPPSLKQNDILSWFEGCSEGKVEGIVWHCHDGCLIKLHRHHLGLRWPLAETYLNSQPVVIAFNRTKYDCDFEPKSLFHQFSNLDGQRFDRLKDIKFDA, encoded by the exons ATGGGCttgtctctctgttttcttccccctgcccgcccctcccccccccttcaaaGGAATATCAGGCTTCTGACAGAAGAATTCATTGGAGGCTGTGAGACGTGGAACACTTACCAAG GGCAACCCTATCTATGGGCCAGGCTGGATCGAAAGCCCaacaaacaagctgaaaaaagGTTTAGACGATTCTTGTATTCATTGGAGGATTGCAAAG AATTTGTTTGGAATGTTGAAGAGGATTTCAAGCCTGTTCCAGATACCTGGATTCCAGCAAAGGACATAGAGTTCTCTAATGGCAATCCTTTGCCTGATGAAAACGGACATATGCCAG GTTGGGTGCCTGTGGAGAAAAATAGTAAGCAGTATTGCTGGCACTCATCTGTTGTAAATTATGAGGCTGAAATAGCGCTGGTATTGAAACACCATGCTGACCCAGGGCTTCTGGAAATCAGTCCGGTGCCATTATCAGAAATTTTAGAACAAACATTGGAGCTTATTGGGACTAATATTAATGCAAATCCGTATG GATTAGGAAGCAAGAAGCAGCCTGTACATCTTCTTGTACCACATGGagcatttgaaataaagaatCCACCTAGTTTGAAACAAAATGACATACTGTCTTGGTTTGAAGGCTGCAGTGAGGGTAAAGTTGAAGGAATTGTGTGGCACTGCCATGATGGGTGTTTAATCAAG ctcCATCGCCATCATCTTGGTTTACGCTGGCCACTTGCAGAGACATACCTGAATTCTCAGCCTGTTGTAATTGCTTTTAATAGAACTAAATATGACTGTGACTTTGAACCTAAGAGTTTGTTTCACCAGTTTTCAAACTTGGATGGTCAAAGATTTGACAGACTCAAAGATATCAAGTTTGATGCTTga
- the RLIG1 gene encoding RNA ligase 1 isoform X2, translated as MRRRGAVQRKVPCLFVTEVKEEPSAKRERQPFKVLATETITGKALEADIYNAIPTEKVDGTCCYVTTYKGQPYLWARLDRKPNKQAEKRFRRFLYSLEDCKEFVWNVEEDFKPVPDTWIPAKDIEFSNGNPLPDENGHMPGWVPVEKNSKQYCWHSSVVNYEAEIALVLKHHADPGLLEISPVPLSEILEQTLELIGTNINANPYGLGSKKQPVHLLVPHGAFEIKNPPSLKQNDILSWFEGCSEGKVEGIVWHCHDGCLIKLHRHHLGLRWPLAETYLNSQPVVIAFNRTKYDCDFEPKSLFHQFSNLDGQRFDRLKDIKFDA; from the exons ATGAGGCGGCGGGGCGCGGTGCAGCGGAAGGTGCCGTGTCTGTTCGTGACCGAGGTGAAGGAGGAGCCGTCGGCCAAGCGGGAGCGCCAG CCATTTAAAGTTTTGGCAACTGAAACTATAACTGGAAAGGCGTTAGAGGCAGATATATACAATGCAATTCCTACTGAAAAGGTGGACGGAACCTGCTGTTATGTAACTACCTATAAAG GGCAACCCTATCTATGGGCCAGGCTGGATCGAAAGCCCaacaaacaagctgaaaaaagGTTTAGACGATTCTTGTATTCATTGGAGGATTGCAAAG AATTTGTTTGGAATGTTGAAGAGGATTTCAAGCCTGTTCCAGATACCTGGATTCCAGCAAAGGACATAGAGTTCTCTAATGGCAATCCTTTGCCTGATGAAAACGGACATATGCCAG GTTGGGTGCCTGTGGAGAAAAATAGTAAGCAGTATTGCTGGCACTCATCTGTTGTAAATTATGAGGCTGAAATAGCGCTGGTATTGAAACACCATGCTGACCCAGGGCTTCTGGAAATCAGTCCGGTGCCATTATCAGAAATTTTAGAACAAACATTGGAGCTTATTGGGACTAATATTAATGCAAATCCGTATG GATTAGGAAGCAAGAAGCAGCCTGTACATCTTCTTGTACCACATGGagcatttgaaataaagaatCCACCTAGTTTGAAACAAAATGACATACTGTCTTGGTTTGAAGGCTGCAGTGAGGGTAAAGTTGAAGGAATTGTGTGGCACTGCCATGATGGGTGTTTAATCAAG ctcCATCGCCATCATCTTGGTTTACGCTGGCCACTTGCAGAGACATACCTGAATTCTCAGCCTGTTGTAATTGCTTTTAATAGAACTAAATATGACTGTGACTTTGAACCTAAGAGTTTGTTTCACCAGTTTTCAAACTTGGATGGTCAAAGATTTGACAGACTCAAAGATATCAAGTTTGATGCTTga
- the RLIG1 gene encoding RNA ligase 1 isoform X3 — MRRRGAVQRKVPCLFVTEPFKVLATETITGKALEADIYNAIPTEKVDGTCCYVTTYKGQPYLWARLDRKPNKQAEKRFRRFLYSLEDCKEFVWNVEEDFKPVPDTWIPAKDIEFSNGNPLPDENGHMPGWVPVEKNSKQYCWHSSVVNYEAEIALVLKHHADPGLLEISPVPLSEILEQTLELIGTNINANPYGLGSKKQPVHLLVPHGAFEIKNPPSLKQNDILSWFEGCSEGKVEGIVWHCHDGCLIKLHRHHLGLRWPLAETYLNSQPVVIAFNRTKYDCDFEPKSLFHQFSNLDGQRFDRLKDIKFDA, encoded by the exons ATGAGGCGGCGGGGCGCGGTGCAGCGGAAGGTGCCGTGTCTGTTCGTGACCGAG CCATTTAAAGTTTTGGCAACTGAAACTATAACTGGAAAGGCGTTAGAGGCAGATATATACAATGCAATTCCTACTGAAAAGGTGGACGGAACCTGCTGTTATGTAACTACCTATAAAG GGCAACCCTATCTATGGGCCAGGCTGGATCGAAAGCCCaacaaacaagctgaaaaaagGTTTAGACGATTCTTGTATTCATTGGAGGATTGCAAAG AATTTGTTTGGAATGTTGAAGAGGATTTCAAGCCTGTTCCAGATACCTGGATTCCAGCAAAGGACATAGAGTTCTCTAATGGCAATCCTTTGCCTGATGAAAACGGACATATGCCAG GTTGGGTGCCTGTGGAGAAAAATAGTAAGCAGTATTGCTGGCACTCATCTGTTGTAAATTATGAGGCTGAAATAGCGCTGGTATTGAAACACCATGCTGACCCAGGGCTTCTGGAAATCAGTCCGGTGCCATTATCAGAAATTTTAGAACAAACATTGGAGCTTATTGGGACTAATATTAATGCAAATCCGTATG GATTAGGAAGCAAGAAGCAGCCTGTACATCTTCTTGTACCACATGGagcatttgaaataaagaatCCACCTAGTTTGAAACAAAATGACATACTGTCTTGGTTTGAAGGCTGCAGTGAGGGTAAAGTTGAAGGAATTGTGTGGCACTGCCATGATGGGTGTTTAATCAAG ctcCATCGCCATCATCTTGGTTTACGCTGGCCACTTGCAGAGACATACCTGAATTCTCAGCCTGTTGTAATTGCTTTTAATAGAACTAAATATGACTGTGACTTTGAACCTAAGAGTTTGTTTCACCAGTTTTCAAACTTGGATGGTCAAAGATTTGACAGACTCAAAGATATCAAGTTTGATGCTTga
- the RLIG1 gene encoding RNA ligase 1 isoform X1, whose protein sequence is MGLSLCFLPPARPSPPLQRNIRLLTEEFIGGCETWNTYQVAAPTAACGLHSELESIWPFKVLATETITGKALEADIYNAIPTEKVDGTCCYVTTYKGQPYLWARLDRKPNKQAEKRFRRFLYSLEDCKEFVWNVEEDFKPVPDTWIPAKDIEFSNGNPLPDENGHMPGWVPVEKNSKQYCWHSSVVNYEAEIALVLKHHADPGLLEISPVPLSEILEQTLELIGTNINANPYGLGSKKQPVHLLVPHGAFEIKNPPSLKQNDILSWFEGCSEGKVEGIVWHCHDGCLIKLHRHHLGLRWPLAETYLNSQPVVIAFNRTKYDCDFEPKSLFHQFSNLDGQRFDRLKDIKFDA, encoded by the exons ATGGGCttgtctctctgttttcttccccctgcccgcccctcccccccccttcaaaGGAATATCAGGCTTCTGACAGAAGAATTCATTGGAGGCTGTGAGACGTGGAACACTTACCAAG TGGCAGCACCTACTGCTGCCTGTGGGCTGCATAGTGAACTGGAATCCATCTGG CCATTTAAAGTTTTGGCAACTGAAACTATAACTGGAAAGGCGTTAGAGGCAGATATATACAATGCAATTCCTACTGAAAAGGTGGACGGAACCTGCTGTTATGTAACTACCTATAAAG GGCAACCCTATCTATGGGCCAGGCTGGATCGAAAGCCCaacaaacaagctgaaaaaagGTTTAGACGATTCTTGTATTCATTGGAGGATTGCAAAG AATTTGTTTGGAATGTTGAAGAGGATTTCAAGCCTGTTCCAGATACCTGGATTCCAGCAAAGGACATAGAGTTCTCTAATGGCAATCCTTTGCCTGATGAAAACGGACATATGCCAG GTTGGGTGCCTGTGGAGAAAAATAGTAAGCAGTATTGCTGGCACTCATCTGTTGTAAATTATGAGGCTGAAATAGCGCTGGTATTGAAACACCATGCTGACCCAGGGCTTCTGGAAATCAGTCCGGTGCCATTATCAGAAATTTTAGAACAAACATTGGAGCTTATTGGGACTAATATTAATGCAAATCCGTATG GATTAGGAAGCAAGAAGCAGCCTGTACATCTTCTTGTACCACATGGagcatttgaaataaagaatCCACCTAGTTTGAAACAAAATGACATACTGTCTTGGTTTGAAGGCTGCAGTGAGGGTAAAGTTGAAGGAATTGTGTGGCACTGCCATGATGGGTGTTTAATCAAG ctcCATCGCCATCATCTTGGTTTACGCTGGCCACTTGCAGAGACATACCTGAATTCTCAGCCTGTTGTAATTGCTTTTAATAGAACTAAATATGACTGTGACTTTGAACCTAAGAGTTTGTTTCACCAGTTTTCAAACTTGGATGGTCAAAGATTTGACAGACTCAAAGATATCAAGTTTGATGCTTga